Within Engraulis encrasicolus isolate BLACKSEA-1 chromosome 8, IST_EnEncr_1.0, whole genome shotgun sequence, the genomic segment AAAAAGCTATGTTTTAAAATATCCAAAAACTTGCATAAATCAAGTTACATTTTTGATGAGAAAGGCCttgagtgggtgtgtttttgtgcttgtatATCGGACATGACCCAGTCTACAGCACAGTGTCAGGAACTGATAATAAGTTTGTGGTGTGATTTGATTTACAGTTGAACTCTAAATCGAGAGACTgcatattaaaggtacactgtgtaagatgtttagttgtttatttccagaattcatgccacccattcacaaataccaccttttccacgaatacttaccaccaccatcaaattctaagtattcattatgactggaaaaatacatacatgaaaaagggggatcctctccattgcctgccattttgaatttcaagagaTAGAGTGtggtggagtgaccatcactagggttgtgggtctgttctgactgtcacaccaatgagcctggctcttaggGTGTAGTGGTCAGggtcccagtttactaccccaaaaggtctgggtttgagtcctggctgggcaaatctactcccctttgctacatagACATTTTAACTGCAAAATTGTACTTTGGTTACACTAATACACACTAGTAAATATCATTTAACTATTTAGTAAATATCAATCAAAAGATCCAATCTGCTGTAGACAGCACTGTTTAAATGATGGTTAAAAGCCAAAACTAGAAGGGAGACTGAATCAAGGCCAATGTTTTTTTAGGAATATATAACAGCAAGACAGGTAAACattctttttgcattttttttaaacttttcacTTGTTTTGATTAGAAATTAAATTACTATTTAAATCATCCAATATTACAGTGGTCATTACAGGGGCCCTGCTCTCTCATCTAGAACTGCTTATGTTTAAGCAACAGAGAATATAAATGATTGTTAATCGGAATGAAATTACACTTGAAAGACGTGTAGTGTGCACACGTTCCCAACACACACATCTTGCAGTAGCCCTAGTGTCGCACGctgctgtagtaggcctatagttaaGTATACGTACCTGTGAACATAAGAGCGGTGGTGTCGGCCAGAGAAATGACCAGCAGGCCGCAGGCGTTGGACAGCAGTCCCAGGAGGGCCACCCAGGAGTCGTCCAGGCACCGCTGCAGGCCCTTCAGCCCCGCCAGGCTGCTCAGGTAGGTCAGGTGCTGGGCCGCCGACCCGTAGCCGATCATCTCCGGCCCCCAGCACAGCGGAGCGCTGAGCTCGTACAGCACGTACAGGTTACGGCTCCCAAAGTGCACGGTGACGACCACGAAGAAACAGAGGGAGTAGAGCCAGAGATGCAGTCTGCGCAGTCggcccttctcctcctccggcCCTTTCCTGGTGTAGAGACGCACGACTGCCCGGTGGTGCTTGGTGGTGAGCAGTCTGGCTTCAGGGTCCGGCACCACCGACTCGGGTACGAACAGGAAGGCGTACAGGGCGGATGCCAGGCTGGTCGCCAAGACCATCCAGAATGGGTTGATGTACCTGGGGAGAGATTGAGCACAGCTGTGCTTTAAACTTGCGGTGGGATATCATGTAGGCTAGGACACTGtgtcaattttatttttttcaaaattcttATTGTACAGACGGTGAGAGACTGGGTATGTGGAGGTGGATGAAGGGTACATTATGTATGTGATTTtgttacctttatttaaccagggaacaaaatcacattgagaatcgAATTCTCTTTTTCAAGtaagccctggccaaggcggcagcacacattacattgttacagacaggacacagacaaaacagaaaagattAAAATGGATGTAGAGATAAAATTACGCAATAAAAccataaaaataataaacataaaacaagattagaaggagattacaagattaaaagcaagtgccAAGATTAAAAGCATCAAGTGCAAATGCTGGAAATCCCTGTCAAAATCAACTGCATGTGCTACCTGAAGATGAAGAGGCTAGATATTTTATCTACGCTTATAAATTCATATTTATTTAAGGTGAGAGTGTGACGGTGTTTGGGAATGCATTCTAATCCATTTTTGCAAATAAATGCCAGGTCGAAATAAGCCTCATGTAGTCCAACTAGCATGTATAGTAATATGGATGGAGAGTATGGATATGCTATCTCTACCCTAGTGCTCTGTCAAAAACagcttcatgtaggcctactaattaaaTTGACAATGAGGAATATGAATGTTACTGTATCTCTACCCTTGCGCCCTTCGCCACGGTCCGCCAATGAGGCTGGCAAACATGCCAGCGAGACCTATACAGGCCTCCAGTATAGCCACACGGAACGTCCGGGACCCTCTGTCGCTCGTGTCGGCCACATAGGCAAAGCAGCCTGCGAGGGTGGCATTGAAGTCTCCCGTCAGGCTACTGCAGAGACGGCCCGCAAGCAACCAGGCCACAGGTAACTTCAAGTAAAACACCAGCAGGTAGAGTGCGGCCTGTGTGGCCAGGCCCAGATTGGATATGATCAGGACGGGGCGCCGGCCTGCGCGGTCACTCCAGGACccaaagagggtggaggagaagaggctgATGAAAAAGGCTCCCAAGTTGATGTACAAGTTCCAGTGTGCTGTCTGAGTCTCCACCTCCTGGGAAAaggaatgagaaaaaaaatctgaatgtcATTCATTTCATTGATTCCTtagctgtacaaaaaaacagtgcAAAGAAAATTCCAGATGAAAGTCATGCGTTATTATATGGAAGATGGAACCATTACTGGTGTCTAACTATGTCTAAACGTGTCTGTAGGCTAAGCTGCATGTTTGATTGGGACTGGTCCCACCATTAATTTTCTAGGCTATCTATTCTGTAGCCTATATAATCACGATGACActggtagttggagtttcccaatgggctttaaatTTTAAAATTAAATATAGAAATACCATTTGAAAGCATTTCATATCAAATTAGGATTTCAACTGGGATTTTCAACTGGATTTTGCTCCTTGGGTTCACAAAGTTTTTTTTGTAGAAGTAGTAAAATAAGCAAGAAActggcacctcctcctccttgacCTTTTGCTTTATCAATGTGGACTGAAATATGTAAACATGTAACCCTTTTGCCTTATGCTGCACACTGCGCAGGGCAGCCTACtgacacatgtgaacacacacttaaaagaagtaggcctactattcatTGTAGACTGGGTTCACAAATGTGATCCACAAGCTATTATTACTATGATATTatatatgagaaaaaaaacaattgtcgaTGTGAGAAACCAAAAGAATGTCGTTTGGGCTCGTCCCACTTCGGCTTCCGTAGAccaagccaggcagccaggcagccacccCGTTTGTTTACAATTTCAGAGATACCTTCTCCAGAGGATCGACAGGCCCTGTGTGGTTGGCACACTTCCCCGTATCTGTCCCGTTGTAACCCAGATCTTCACTGATGCGATCCCACAGGTATTGTGTGCAAAGGGGTATCTGAAGTCCCAATGAAAACATTGATAGAAAGAGCACAGGCTCGACCGACACGGAAAGTGGGCAGGAATAAGGTGGAGGACTGCAAACGGCGTTGTCGCCCATGGACATGGGGCAACAGCATTTACTCGCTATAGAATTATCTTCGGGTGATTCCTCCTCGTCTGGAAGAATTGCACGGGTGTCAgagtcatccatggtgttttgatTAGACGTCAACGCCTTCAGTAAAACTTGGATGCGTATCTTGTTGCTAGCCTGTCGTAGCTAGTCTTAGCTAAACATTCTCTGGTTTTAAAACGCGGGTGCCGTCTTTGCTACCTAAATTTTGTAGACGCTGCATTGGTCAAATAGTTGTAGTTCCCAAATGTCTCTTCCGAAAGGCGCTTCCCTTCATGATTGCTGTACTCGACAAAAAGGAGTTTACGCACGTGATTATCCCGAGTCTAAAGGCTAACCATTACCCAAGGCTATTTTAGCTACTAACCAACCCCCTTGACCGGAAATGAATTGAAACAGCAAAAATGACATCCCATGTAATCTGAGCATTTTAAATACAACGTTCTCACATTTTTAAAATTTAGTTACACACAACATTGGCATAATGAATTGGTGTTTGACTCTTATTCGGTCTGATGCGACATGTCATAGTTAGGGTGTGTACTGCACAGGTTCTTGCCGTTTCCCCCTTCATTCTGATGGACTACTGTGATAGGCAGGCCTGTTTTACAAGTAGAGTTCAAGGCCTACCTGTTTTGTTGGTACACAATTTCTAGCTTCATATAGCTCTGCAGCACTGGAAGAAATAATGAATGTTAATCTTTGGTGAAAGTGCATGTCACATTCTGTGGAATCTATTAAAACTGTTCATGTTTTTGCGAAACCTAAATTTAATGTCATCTTGAATGGTGTTATTGGAATTTCTTGGCAAAACATAAACTAATGATGGTTGTATTTGTGCATTGTATTTTCCTAAAGATTTTAGATTGACGATGGCATCCGACAATCTCCCGTCTGAGTTCGATGTCGTCATCCTCGGCACTGGCCTCACAGAGTCCATCGTCGCCTCGGCCTGTTCGAGAGTGGGCCAGAGGGTCCTGCACGTGGACCGCAGGAACTACTACTCCAGCAAATGGGCCGGCTTCAACTTCAACAGCCTGCTGTCCTGGATCGAGGAGCACAAGGCCCAACCGGGCTCTCagagcaaagaggaggaggaggaggaggtggagtggaggagtaaagtggaggatggggaagaggctTTGCCTATCAGCGCTGACGAGTCCTTCATTAGTGACTTAGAGGTGTTCTGCTATGCAAgtttagaggaggaagaggaagaggaggaggagaaggaggtggcgaAAGAAGATAAGCAACTGACTGAAACTGCACCTCCTTCTGCAGAGGAAacgaagggggaggaggaggagggcgttGTCAGTCCTGACGGCACACAGGAAACCTCAACCGGCAGTGAAACTCAGCAGTGCAGCCAGAACAACGAGGCCTCCGAGACGCAAGAGGAGGAAGGAACTGCCAAGCAAGAGGCCACCCAATCAGGTGACGCAGAGGAAAAAGatgaacagcagcagcaacaacaacaggaggaggacaaaagcacaaaggaggaggagaagaagaagaagaagaaaaagatcaCCTACCCCACTCTGCTGAAGGAGGGCCGGCGGTTCAACATCGACCTGGTCTCCAAGCTCATCTACTCGCGCGGCAGCCTGGTCGACCTCCTGATCCAGTCCAAGGTCAGCCGCTACACCGAGTTCAAGATCGCCACGCGCGTCCTGACCTACCGGGCGGGACGCGTGGAGCAGGTGCCCTGCTCGCGCGCCGACGTGTTCGCCAGCAAGCAGCTCACCATGGTGGAGAAGCGCATGCTCATGAAGTTCCTCACCTTCTGCATGGACTTCGAGAGCCACCCGGAGGAGTACCAGGATTCGGCCGACTCGCTCTTCTCCGACTTCCTCAAGACCAAGAAGCTGACGGAGAACCTGCAGCATTTCGTGCTGCACTCCATCGCCATGGTGACGAAGGAGAGCTGCCGCACGGCGGACGGCCTGCGGGCCACGCGGCACTTCCTGCAGTGCCTGGGCCGCTACGGCAACACGCCCTTCCTGTTCCCGCTCTACGGCCTGGGCGAGATCCCGCAGTGCTTCTGCCGCATGAGCGCCGTCTTCGGCGGCATCTACTGCCTGCGGCACTCCGTCGCCGCCCTGGTGGTGGACAAGGAGAGCAACCGGTGCAAGGCGGTCATCGACACGCACGGCCAGCGCATCGGCTGCACCCACTTTGTGGTGGAGGACGGGTTTATGGTCGAccagtggaagaagaagaaggaggaccaGCAGCAGCGTATATCCAGGGCCGTCCTCATCACGGACCGCTCCGTGCTGCCCGCCGACTCGGACCAGCAGATCTCCCTGCTGACGGTGCCCCCCCTGGAGGCCGGCGGGCCGTCGGTGCGCGTGGTGGAGCTCTGCTCCTCGTCCATGACCTGCATGCCTGGCACCTACCTGGTGCACCTCACCTGCGCCTCCAGGGGAACCGCCCGAGCGGACCTGGAGCCACTCGTCACCGACATGTTCTCCGTGCCCCCCGCTGTTGGTGGAGCCGGTGCTGAGGCGGCGGCCAACGCGGAGGGAGATGACGGCGGCAAGACGGACGAGAGAAGCGGAGAAGGTCGGCCGACCGTGTTGTGGGCGATGTACTTTAACATGCTGGACACCTCCGCGATGGACCTCGCCGCCGACGCCGACTTGCCCGGCAACGTGCACCTGTGCGCGGGGCCCGACGTGGGCTTGGGTTGCGACTACTCCGTCAAGCTGGCCGAGACGGTCTTCCGGCAAATTCTGCCGGAAGAGGAGTTCTGCCCGCCCGCCCCGGACCCCGAGGACATCATATACGAAGGAGGAGAGGCCCCCCAGGGGGAGGGCGCGGGCTTCGAGGAAACCCCCAAGACTGAGGGGGGCACCGAGGGTGAGGCTGAGGCTGGTGAGGGCCAACCAGAGTCTGAGAAGGAGACGGCGGAAGAGGAAAGTCCTTCGCAGGATGCACCTAAGGAGACAGGAGGTCAGGAAGCAGAAGTGGACACTTCTCCATCTGAAGAGTGAACCTCACACTTCCCACCTGCATCATCACCAATCTAGACCACCCACACAGCCACCCACACCCAGGCCTAAGTTCCCTTTACACTTCCCTCAACAATGGAGCTCTTTCCCTtaagaccaggggtggggaaccgttttcattcgacgGCTACATCAAATttgattaagtcctccaagggccttactatgaacacaaatcaggatccCCTTGAAGGtggtcacctttacaacagacccctaCT encodes:
- the slc46a1 gene encoding proton-coupled folate transporter, with the translated sequence MDDSDTRAILPDEEESPEDNSIASKCCCPMSMGDNAVCSPPPYSCPLSVSVEPVLFLSMFSLGLQIPLCTQYLWDRISEDLGYNGTDTGKCANHTGPVDPLEKEVETQTAHWNLYINLGAFFISLFSSTLFGSWSDRAGRRPVLIISNLGLATQAALYLLVFYLKLPVAWLLAGRLCSSLTGDFNATLAGCFAYVADTSDRGSRTFRVAILEACIGLAGMFASLIGGPWRRAQGYINPFWMVLATSLASALYAFLFVPESVVPDPEARLLTTKHHRAVVRLYTRKGPEEEKGRLRRLHLWLYSLCFFVVVTVHFGSRNLYVLYELSAPLCWGPEMIGYGSAAQHLTYLSSLAGLKGLQRCLDDSWVALLGLLSNACGLLVISLADTTALMFTGYGLCFLALIPTSVLRSKLSKLVDPSEQGALFASVACVEGLCSMVASGLFNSLYPATLHFMKGFPFLFGALLLTLPAGIIGTLGCQQRRRNTDNSAEAS
- the chm gene encoding rab proteins geranylgeranyltransferase component A 1, whose product is MASDNLPSEFDVVILGTGLTESIVASACSRVGQRVLHVDRRNYYSSKWAGFNFNSLLSWIEEHKAQPGSQSKEEEEEEVEWRSKVEDGEEALPISADESFISDLEVFCYASLEEEEEEEEEKEVAKEDKQLTETAPPSAEETKGEEEEGVVSPDGTQETSTGSETQQCSQNNEASETQEEEGTAKQEATQSGDAEEKDEQQQQQQQEEDKSTKEEEKKKKKKKITYPTLLKEGRRFNIDLVSKLIYSRGSLVDLLIQSKVSRYTEFKIATRVLTYRAGRVEQVPCSRADVFASKQLTMVEKRMLMKFLTFCMDFESHPEEYQDSADSLFSDFLKTKKLTENLQHFVLHSIAMVTKESCRTADGLRATRHFLQCLGRYGNTPFLFPLYGLGEIPQCFCRMSAVFGGIYCLRHSVAALVVDKESNRCKAVIDTHGQRIGCTHFVVEDGFMVDQWKKKKEDQQQRISRAVLITDRSVLPADSDQQISLLTVPPLEAGGPSVRVVELCSSSMTCMPGTYLVHLTCASRGTARADLEPLVTDMFSVPPAVGGAGAEAAANAEGDDGGKTDERSGEGRPTVLWAMYFNMLDTSAMDLAADADLPGNVHLCAGPDVGLGCDYSVKLAETVFRQILPEEEFCPPAPDPEDIIYEGGEAPQGEGAGFEETPKTEGGTEGEAEAGEGQPESEKETAEEESPSQDAPKETGGQEAEVDTSPSEE